One window of Microtus pennsylvanicus isolate mMicPen1 chromosome X, mMicPen1.hap1, whole genome shotgun sequence genomic DNA carries:
- the Praf2 gene encoding PRA1 family protein 2, whose product MSEVRLPPLRALDDFVLGSARLAAPDPGDPQRWCHRVINNLLYYQTNYLLCFGISLALAGYIRPLHTLLSALVVVVALGVLVWAAETRAAVRRCRRSHPAACLAAVLTISLLIVGAVGGAFTFLLCITTPVLLILLHASLRLRNLKNKIENKIESIGLKRTPMGLLLEALGQEQEAGS is encoded by the exons ATGTCGGAGGTGCGGCTACCACCGCTGCGCGCCCTAGACGACTTTGTTTTGGGGTCTGCGCGTCTGGCGGCTCCTGATCCAGGCGATCCACAACGATGGTGTCACCGCGTCATCAACAATCTTCTCTACTACCAAACCAATTACCTTCTCTGCTTCGGCATCAGTCTCGCTCTGGCCGG GTACATTCGTCCACTGCACACCCTCCTGAGTGCACTGGTAGTGGTGGTGGCCCTCGGTGTGCTAGTGTGGGCTGCTGAAACCCGTGCAGCTGTGCGCCGCTGCCGTCGCAGCCAccctgctgcctgcctggctgCAGTGCTTACCATAAGCCTCCTCATTGTCGGGGCCGTGGGCGGCGCTTTCACCTTCCTGCTCTGCATCACAACCCCGGTGCTTT TGATCCTGCTGCATGCTTCACTGCGCCTGAGAAATCTTAAAAACAAGATTGAGAACAAGATCGAGAGCATTGGTCTAAAGCGGACACCAATGGGGCTGCTCCTAGAGGCACTGGGacaagagcaggaagctggaTCCTAG
- the Wdr45 gene encoding WD repeat domain phosphoinositide-interacting protein 4 isoform X2, which yields MSQPPLRGVTSLHFNQDQSCFCCAMETGVRIYNVEPLMEKGHLDHEQVGSVGLVEMLHRSNLLALVGGGSSPKFSEISVLIWDDAQEGKDSKDKLVLEFTFTKPVLAVRMRYDKIVIVLRNRIYVYSFPDNPRKLFEFDTRDNPKGLCDLCPSLEKQLLVFPGHKCGSLQLVDLASTKPGTSSAPFTINAHQSDVACVSLNQPGTVVASASQKGTLIRLFDTQSKEKLVELRRGTDPATLYCINFSHDSSFLCASSDKGTVHIFALKDTRLNRRSALARVGKVGPMIGQYVDSQWSLASFTVPAESACICAFGRNTSKNVNSVIAICVDGTFHKYVFTPDGNCNREAFDVYLDICDDDDF from the exons ATGTCTCAGCCGCCACTTCGAGGTGTGACCAGCCTCCATTTCAACCAAGATCAAA GTTGCTTTTGCTGTGCCATGGAGACAGGCGTACGTATCTATAATGTGGAGCCATTGATGGAGAAGGGGCATCTGG ACCACGAGCAGGTAGGCAGCGTGGGCCTGGTAGAGATGCTACACCGATCCAACCTGCTGGCCCTGGTAGGCGGTGGGAGCAGCCCCAAGTTCTCAGAGATCTCCG TGCTCATCTGGGATGACGCCCAAGAAGGCAAGGACTCCAAGGACAAGCTGGTGCTGGAGTTCACCTTTACCAAGCCAGTGCTGGCTGTGCGCATGCGCTATGACAA GATTGTGATCGTGCTGAGGAACCGCATCTATGTGTACTCCTTCCCGGACAATCCTCGAAAGCTATTTGAATTTGATACTCGGGACAACCCCAAGG GGCTGTGCGACCTCTGCCCAAGCCTGGAGAAGCAACTGCTTGTGTTTCCTGGACACAAGTGTGGAAGTCTGCAACTTGTG GATCTGGCAAGCACCAAGCCTGGCACTTCCTCAGCTCCATTCACCATTAACGCGCATCAGAGTGATGTGGCCTGTGTGTCCCTGAACCAGCCCGGCACTGTGGTGGCATCGGCCTCCCAGAAGGGTACCCTAATTCGTCTGTTTGACACGCAGTCCAAGGAAAAACTGGTGGAGCTTCGAAGAGGCACGGACCCTGCCACCCTGTATTG CATTAACTTCAGCCAcgactcctccttcctctgtgcttCCAGTGACAAGGGCACTGTCCACATCTTTGCTCTTAAAGACACCCGTCTCAACCGGCGCTCTGC GCTGGCTCGTGTGGGCAAGGTTGGGCCTATGATTGGGCAGTATGTGGATTCCCAGTGGAGCCTGGCCAGCTTTACTGTGCCTGCCGAGTCAGCATGCATCTGCGCCTTTGGTCGGAACACCTCCAAGAATGTCAACTCTGTAATTG CCATCTGCGTAGACGGCACCTTCCACAAATATGTCTTCACGCCTGATGGAAACTGCAACCGAGAGGCCTTTGATGTGTACCTTGACATCTGTGACGACGATGACTTTTAA
- the Wdr45 gene encoding WD repeat domain phosphoinositide-interacting protein 4 isoform X1 codes for MAHVEAIPRSYSRRKRSCTMSQPPLRGVTSLHFNQDQSCFCCAMETGVRIYNVEPLMEKGHLDHEQVGSVGLVEMLHRSNLLALVGGGSSPKFSEISVLIWDDAQEGKDSKDKLVLEFTFTKPVLAVRMRYDKIVIVLRNRIYVYSFPDNPRKLFEFDTRDNPKGLCDLCPSLEKQLLVFPGHKCGSLQLVDLASTKPGTSSAPFTINAHQSDVACVSLNQPGTVVASASQKGTLIRLFDTQSKEKLVELRRGTDPATLYCINFSHDSSFLCASSDKGTVHIFALKDTRLNRRSALARVGKVGPMIGQYVDSQWSLASFTVPAESACICAFGRNTSKNVNSVIAICVDGTFHKYVFTPDGNCNREAFDVYLDICDDDDF; via the exons GGCTCATGTAGAAGCAATACCCAGGAGTTACAGCAGAA GGAAGAGGTCCTGCACCATGTCTCAGCCGCCACTTCGAGGTGTGACCAGCCTCCATTTCAACCAAGATCAAA GTTGCTTTTGCTGTGCCATGGAGACAGGCGTACGTATCTATAATGTGGAGCCATTGATGGAGAAGGGGCATCTGG ACCACGAGCAGGTAGGCAGCGTGGGCCTGGTAGAGATGCTACACCGATCCAACCTGCTGGCCCTGGTAGGCGGTGGGAGCAGCCCCAAGTTCTCAGAGATCTCCG TGCTCATCTGGGATGACGCCCAAGAAGGCAAGGACTCCAAGGACAAGCTGGTGCTGGAGTTCACCTTTACCAAGCCAGTGCTGGCTGTGCGCATGCGCTATGACAA GATTGTGATCGTGCTGAGGAACCGCATCTATGTGTACTCCTTCCCGGACAATCCTCGAAAGCTATTTGAATTTGATACTCGGGACAACCCCAAGG GGCTGTGCGACCTCTGCCCAAGCCTGGAGAAGCAACTGCTTGTGTTTCCTGGACACAAGTGTGGAAGTCTGCAACTTGTG GATCTGGCAAGCACCAAGCCTGGCACTTCCTCAGCTCCATTCACCATTAACGCGCATCAGAGTGATGTGGCCTGTGTGTCCCTGAACCAGCCCGGCACTGTGGTGGCATCGGCCTCCCAGAAGGGTACCCTAATTCGTCTGTTTGACACGCAGTCCAAGGAAAAACTGGTGGAGCTTCGAAGAGGCACGGACCCTGCCACCCTGTATTG CATTAACTTCAGCCAcgactcctccttcctctgtgcttCCAGTGACAAGGGCACTGTCCACATCTTTGCTCTTAAAGACACCCGTCTCAACCGGCGCTCTGC GCTGGCTCGTGTGGGCAAGGTTGGGCCTATGATTGGGCAGTATGTGGATTCCCAGTGGAGCCTGGCCAGCTTTACTGTGCCTGCCGAGTCAGCATGCATCTGCGCCTTTGGTCGGAACACCTCCAAGAATGTCAACTCTGTAATTG CCATCTGCGTAGACGGCACCTTCCACAAATATGTCTTCACGCCTGATGGAAACTGCAACCGAGAGGCCTTTGATGTGTACCTTGACATCTGTGACGACGATGACTTTTAA